The Ignavibacteriales bacterium sequence GTATCTGGAGTTATAAATCCGGTCGGACCGTTTATTCTTTTCGAAATGAATTTGTAACTATTATTTAAATAAATTCCTTTTGTCGGAGCGTAAAAATCATCGCGGGTATCAATTCTAAAATTAACTCCGGTTGTGAAAGAAGTGGAATTAAATACGGTAGAGTTTTGTGAATTCAGTTCTGATGGAATAGTGGATTGTGTACCGATAATAATTGAAGCGGAAATTTCATCTGTCGCCAAATATTCCAAACTTCCTTCGAGGTTGCGCTGAACATAAGTTGAATCCTGTTTTCGCTGCAGTAATGAGCCTTCAATATTAAACGGGAGATCAAAGAGCCAGGGTTCAAGATAATGCAGCTCAAGTTCTTGAGAAGAACGGTTCTCCTGCTGCCATCGGAATGATGCCGCGCGGCCTGTTCCAAATAGATTGCGCATGTTAACATTTATAAAACCCGTTAAATAACCTCTCTCTTTATCATTTACTGCGGGCACATATCCAAGAATTCCGTCAAAATAATTTGTCTGCTTTTCTTTTATAGATATTTTTAAGACACCTTCTTGTTTGGAGTTAAAATAAAACTCCGGCTGTTCAACCGGTTCAAAGAAACGTAAACGGTTTAAACGGTCCGGTATTTCATCAATTTTTTTTTGAGAATACTCTTGGCCTGTTTTTAAATGTAAAGCACGTGTAATTACAAAATCTTTTGTTCTGTCATTGCCCTGAATTTCTATCTTGTCGATTTTACTTTTAACGCCTTCATCGATGTAAAGAATAAGATTAGCAAAGCGGTCTTCATTTGTCTCTTCGCCGGAAGGATTTGTAAGTTCAACGGATTCAATTCTTATTGAAGAAAACGGGTAACCAATATTTTCATAATAATCTAGAACTTCAGAAAGAGCGAAGCTCATATTAGCGTTTGTTAACGGTTGGTTTTCAAGTTGAGAGAGAATTTCTGCTATCCGGGTTGAATCTTTAACTGCTCTACCAAATTTTATTTTATTGATGAGAGTTGGCTTACCTTCAGAAACATTTATAAAGAGCGAAGAATTTACCGAATCAATTTTTTCAATCACAATTTTACGAATGGAAGAGTTAAGATATCCTCTCTCTTCCAAAGCGGAAGTGATTCTAGATTTTACCGAGTCTTCCAATCCGGCAAAATATTTAGAGCCCGTTGAAATTTTAGACCAGCTCAAATAGTCATTTGCCGAAAATACTTTTTCTCCTGTGATCTGGATTCTTGAAATTGTTTGAGAGAATGAATTTATGATGATTATGAAATAAATAATGAAAGTTAGATTCGTAAAAGAACGCAGGTGACGCTGATTATTATGAGTAACGAGAATTAGATCATGAATAATCTTAATTATCTCCATAGGAGTCCTTCGGACATAATTAATCCGCGTTCCATTTTCTATTTATAATTCGGAGTGTCATTGATGATCTTCATCTTTTTACCGATTGTACTTAATTCCACATCGAGAGCCAATCCTTCCATAAGTTCAGAAGTAACTTCGCACGTTTCAAATCGTGTAGCATTTAAAGCACCAAGCGCTGCGGCTCTCTTAACAAATTCGTCAAAGACAAGAGCATTTTCCAATCCGTATGCAACACCGGCGACAAATGCGTCGCCGCTTCCGGTCGAATCTAACACATCAACCCGCGGCGGAATTATTTTATAATGGAAATTAAATTTGCTAGCATAAATTGGATTGGCGCCGTCCGTTAAAAAAATCAGCTTGATATTTTTTGAATAGAGTTCATGCAGAAAATCTAATTTATCTTTTTCGGTACTCAACGAAATATTCAGAGATCTTTCTACTTCTTCTACATTATTATGAATTACTGTGGGAGAGGCGGATATACAATCATTAAGATGATTTCCGTACGTATCTAATATCGAAATTTTATCGTGTTTATTTGCAAGCTCAATTCCAAAAGGAAAGATATCATCGGTCTCTTTGCAAGGTGAACTTCCTGCAAATACAACTATGGAACAGTTCAGAATCATTTTTTCAAGTTTGTTCTTGAATTCCGAAGCTTCCTCTGAAGTAATTATGCTATTCATTCCAAAGAAAGTAGAAACGCGGTTATTGTTTTTTTCGATAATTAAATCGGCAATTCGAGTCTCTGATTTTGCCGATACAACGGAGAATTCAATTTTATCATGAGTTAAACAATGACGTAAAACTTTACCATTGTTTCCCCCAAGAAAAGTGAATGCTGAATTTTGAACGCCGAGGAAATTTAATTGACGGTTTACATTAATTCCTTTTCCTCCAGCATAAAAAATCTCATTTGTACTTTTATTTGATTTGCCGAGTTCTACGGATTCAAAAAATAATCTGCGTTCTAATAGAGGATTAAGTGTAATAGTGAGAATCATTTATCAATAAGTAGTTTTTAGTTTTCAGTTAATAGTGAATGGTTATTATATGATTGTTGATAAATATCAATTTATGTACTCAGGAGTGAGAACCCATAACTCATCATTCAAAACTCGCCACTGTTATTGTCTGTATCCCGGCCACCGGCTGTAATCAGGATCCAACAAACGGTAATCGCCAAAGCCAGTATGATCCAGGAACACAAATGATCGGTTCAATTCGTAATATTGCCATATTTCATAAGGCTTCGAGTCCATATCCATAGGATGTCTCTCAACTGAACTTGGCGGACCGAAAGTGACAAAAACCATCCCCATATCACTTCTCCATCCATCACCAAGCCCTTTGAAGTGTTTGTTGGCGTAATCAATACGTCTGTAGTATTCATAAAGAATTGGATTGTCATCTTCTTTAGGGTTTGGTTTTTTCTTATCCCAAAACGTTAGGAAGCGGGCCATTTTTTCGTCGTAGGCTTTTCCATCCTTTATATAATCTAGTTCTTCTGGAGAAGCTATGTACAACATCTGATTAATCGCAATGTCCAGATCAATTATTGTAGAAGGTAGACCGCCGATTTTGGCGTGTAATTTTTTGTCGACTGAAGTAATCGTTTTCCTATTAATATCTTTTAAGGTAACGGTCAATTCAAAATCACCGACAGTAAAATTTGTATTTTTTATGGTATGTGTAATTGTATTAACACCTGGTTTTAGGGTCCGCGGATCTTCCTGCTTTAAAGAAGTATTTTCTTTAATATCATTAAATGTGTATTCAAGAACAACATCCTGTTGCTTGCTGGAATAAAGATCGAAGAAGAAGGAGAGTGATGTATTCTTGCTTGTAACAGTCGAAGAAATATTAGGTACAATTCTTTCCCCACCTGCTTCTTTAACAATTTCCGAGATAAGCATTATGTCGCTCACTCCAAGTGAATCTGTTATTTGACGAACATTGAGCGGTAGTTCTTTAGATGAAATTCGTCTTGAATCGGAATCTTCCACTACACATTTTAAAAAATATTTGCCGGGTGAAAGATCAAATGATTTATAACTTAGATAAAAATTTGATTTGGACAATGTATTTGTAAAATCTTCCGAACTGACTTTTTCTTTCCAGTTACGTTCAAAGATGATATTATTCTTCTTCTCATCCATAAAAGTTAAGGTAATATCAAAACCGCCGCGGAATCCGTCATCTTTCTTAACAAAGGAGATATTTGAATAGGGGACTTGAACGAAAACATCTATGCGTGTTTTATTAGGTACGGCGCTCATGTATCCGGCGTAATCAAGAAAGAAGTTACCTTCCCTGTTAAATGTATTGCTGCTGGATGAGGATTCAACCTGAGCAAACAAAACAGATGCGAAAATAAACGATAATAAAATTATTTTTTTCACTTATAACACTCCTTTTCCCGAATTCAATTTACTTGCCGAATAAATCATACTCATTGCAATCGTAAATATCAACATGATAAAATTCACCTACTTCAAAATTTTTATTTGCCGCATTAATTAATACTTCGCCGTCAACTTCTGGAGCGTCGCGTTCCGAGCGGGCAATGTAATTCTCACCGTCAAGTGAATCAATTACAACCTTTATTTTCTTGCCTATGTAAACGCGGTTTTTCTCTTCCGAAATTTCTTTCTGAATTTCCATTAATGTTGCCTTCCGTTCCTCTTTTATTTCCGGAGGAATCGGATCACCAAGTATAAAACTAGGCGTGTCCTCTTCAACAGAATATGTGAACACTCCAAAACGATCGAATTTTATATCGCAGATAAACTGACAAAGTTCCTCAAATTCTTTTTCGGTTTCATTCGGGTAGCCGACAATAAATGTTGTGCGCAAAGTTAGACCCGGAATTCTATCTTGAAGAGTATTGAGAAGTTCTTTTGTCCGCCGTTGTGTAATTCCGCGCCGCATTGATTTTAATACAGGATCGGAAATGTGCTGGAGCGGTATGTCAATGTATTTACAAATTTTCGGATTGCTCACAATCTCATTTATCAGATCATCCGGAAAGTGTGAAGGATAAACATAAAGAAGGCGAATCCACTCGATATCGGAAATTTCGGAGATTTTATGAAGCAGTTCAGCAAGATTTCTTTTTCCATAAAGATCAATACCGTAGTCTGTTGTATCCTGACCGATAATAATAATCTCTTTTACACCTTGATTTGCTAATGAAGTTGCTTCA is a genomic window containing:
- a CDS encoding GWxTD domain-containing protein translates to MKKIILLSFIFASVLFAQVESSSSSNTFNREGNFFLDYAGYMSAVPNKTRIDVFVQVPYSNISFVKKDDGFRGGFDITLTFMDEKKNNIIFERNWKEKVSSEDFTNTLSKSNFYLSYKSFDLSPGKYFLKCVVEDSDSRRISSKELPLNVRQITDSLGVSDIMLISEIVKEAGGERIVPNISSTVTSKNTSLSFFFDLYSSKQQDVVLEYTFNDIKENTSLKQEDPRTLKPGVNTITHTIKNTNFTVGDFELTVTLKDINRKTITSVDKKLHAKIGGLPSTIIDLDIAINQMLYIASPEELDYIKDGKAYDEKMARFLTFWDKKKPNPKEDDNPILYEYYRRIDYANKHFKGLGDGWRSDMGMVFVTFGPPSSVERHPMDMDSKPYEIWQYYELNRSFVFLDHTGFGDYRLLDPDYSRWPGYRQ
- a CDS encoding BamA/TamA family outer membrane protein, coding for MEIIKIIHDLILVTHNNQRHLRSFTNLTFIIYFIIIINSFSQTISRIQITGEKVFSANDYLSWSKISTGSKYFAGLEDSVKSRITSALEERGYLNSSIRKIVIEKIDSVNSSLFINVSEGKPTLINKIKFGRAVKDSTRIAEILSQLENQPLTNANMSFALSEVLDYYENIGYPFSSIRIESVELTNPSGEETNEDRFANLILYIDEGVKSKIDKIEIQGNDRTKDFVITRALHLKTGQEYSQKKIDEIPDRLNRLRFFEPVEQPEFYFNSKQEGVLKISIKEKQTNYFDGILGYVPAVNDKERGYLTGFINVNMRNLFGTGRAASFRWQQENRSSQELELHYLEPWLFDLPFNIEGSLLQRKQDSTYVQRNLEGSLEYLATDEISASIIIGTQSTIPSELNSQNSTVFNSTSFTTGVNFRIDTRDDFYAPTKGIYLNNSYKFISKRINGPTGFITPDTKLNISLQRLEFDFTIFSQLFQKQVAAIGVHGRELRGDNTDLSDLYFLGGANTLRGYREKQFQGNRIFWSNLEYRFLLSKRSFTFLFLDSGYFLRNEDKQKNIPEISSFKIGYGFGLNIETGLGVLGVSFALAKGDSFGDGKIHFGIINEF
- the rimO gene encoding 30S ribosomal protein S12 methylthiotransferase RimO, translated to MNENKISIITLGCSKNTVDSERLMSQFKLNKFDLIDDPNQADSIVINTCGFIDAAKEESINTILSAIELKKQGKIKKVVVAGCLSERYMNDLKLEIPEVDAFFGTEAYEGIVKEFGGNLRYELLGERIITTPKHFAYLKISEGCDNPCSFCAIPLMRGLHKTKPMDELIAEATSLANQGVKEIIIIGQDTTDYGIDLYGKRNLAELLHKISEISDIEWIRLLYVYPSHFPDDLINEIVSNPKICKYIDIPLQHISDPVLKSMRRGITQRRTKELLNTLQDRIPGLTLRTTFIVGYPNETEKEFEELCQFICDIKFDRFGVFTYSVEEDTPSFILGDPIPPEIKEERKATLMEIQKEISEEKNRVYIGKKIKVVIDSLDGENYIARSERDAPEVDGEVLINAANKNFEVGEFYHVDIYDCNEYDLFGK
- a CDS encoding PfkB family carbohydrate kinase; this translates as MILTITLNPLLERRLFFESVELGKSNKSTNEIFYAGGKGINVNRQLNFLGVQNSAFTFLGGNNGKVLRHCLTHDKIEFSVVSAKSETRIADLIIEKNNNRVSTFFGMNSIITSEEASEFKNKLEKMILNCSIVVFAGSSPCKETDDIFPFGIELANKHDKISILDTYGNHLNDCISASPTVIHNNVEEVERSLNISLSTEKDKLDFLHELYSKNIKLIFLTDGANPIYASKFNFHYKIIPPRVDVLDSTGSGDAFVAGVAYGLENALVFDEFVKRAAALGALNATRFETCEVTSELMEGLALDVELSTIGKKMKIINDTPNYK